One genomic region from Ovis canadensis isolate MfBH-ARS-UI-01 breed Bighorn chromosome 6, ARS-UI_OviCan_v2, whole genome shotgun sequence encodes:
- the PCDH7 gene encoding protocadherin-7 isoform X8: protein MLRMRTMGWARAWCLGCCLLLPLSLSLAAAKQLLRYRLAEEGPADVRIGNVASDLGIVTGSGEVTFSLESGSEYLKIDNLTGELSTSERRIDREKLPQCQMIFDENECFLDFEVSVIGPSQSWVDLFEGRVIVLDINDNTPTFPSPVLTLTVEENRPVGTLYLLPTATDRDFGRNGIERYELLQEPGGGGGGGGGEGRRAGPADSAPYPGGGGNGGSGGGPGGSKRRLDAPEGGGGTSPGGRSSVFELQVADTPDGEKQPQLIVKGALDREQRDSYELTLRVRDGGDPPRSSQAILRVLITDVNDNSPRFEKSVYEADLAENSAPGTPILQLRAADLDVGVNGQIEYVFGAATESVRRLLRLDETSGWLSVLHRIDREEVNQLRFTVMARDRGQPPKTDKATVVLNIKDENDNVPSIEIRKIGRIPLKDGVANVAEDVLVDTPIALVQVSDRDQGENGVVTCTVVGDVPFQLKPASDTEGDQNKKKYFLHTSAPLDYETTREFNVVIVAVDSGSPSLSSNNSLIVKVGDTNDNPPVFGQSVVEVYFPENNIPGERVATVLATDADSGKNAEIAYSLDSSVMGIFAIDPDSGDILVNTVLDREQTDRYEFKVNARDKGIPVLQGSTTVIVQVADKNDNDPKFMQDVFTFYVKENLQPNSPVGMVTVMDADKGRNAEMSLYIEENSNIFSIENDTGTIYSTMSFDREHQTTYTFRVKAVDGGDPPRSATATVSLFVMDENDNAPTVTLPRNISYTLLPPSSNVRTVVATVLATDSDDGINADLNYSIVGGNPFKLFEIDSTSGVVSLVGKLTQKHYGLHRLVVQVNDSGQPSQSTTTLVHVFVNESISNATVIDSQIARSLHTPLTQDIAGDPSYEISKQRLSIVIGVVAGIMTVILIILIVVMARYCRSKNKNGYEAGKKDHEDFFTPQQHDKSKKPKKDKKNKKSKQPLYSSIVTVEASKPNGQRYDSVNEKLSDSPSMGRYRSVNGGPGSPDLARHYKSSSPLPTVQLHPQSPTAGKKHQAVQDLPPANTFVGAGDNISIGSDHCSEYSCQTNNKYSKQMRLHPYITVFG, encoded by the exons atGCTGAGGATGCGGACCATGGGATGGGCGCGCGCCTGGTGTCTGGGCTGCTGTCTCCTCTTGCCGCTTTCGCTCAGCCTAGCGGCCGCCAAGCAACTCCTCCGGTACCGACTGGCCGAGGAGGGCCCAGCAGACGTCCGCATCGGCAACGTCGCCTCGGACTTGGGCATCGTGACCGGCTCCGGTGAGGTGACTTTCAGCCTCGAGTCGGGCTCAGAGTACCTGAAGATCGACAATCTCACCGGCGAGCTGAGTACGAGCGAGAGGCGCATCGACCGCGAGAAACTGCCCCAGTGTCAGATGATCTTCGACGAGAACGAGTGCTTCTTGGACTTCGAGGTGTCGGTGATCGGGCCCTCGCAGAGCTGGGTGGACCTGTTCGAGGGTCGGGTCATCGTGCTCGACATCAACGACAACACGCCCACCTTCCCGTCACCCGTGCTCACGCTCACGGTGGAGGAGAACCGGCCGGTGGGCACTCTCTACCTGCTGCCCACCGCCACCGACCGCGACTTCGGCCGCAATGGCATTGAGCGCTACGAGCTGCTACAGGAgcccgggggcggcggcggcggcggcggcggcgagggcCGGCGCGCCGGGCCTGCCGACAGCGCCCCCTACCCTGGGGGCGGCGGGAACGGCGGGAGCGGCGGCGGCCCCGGGGGCTCCAAGAGGAGGCTGGACGCTCCAGAAGGCGGCGGCGGGACCAGCCCCGGCGGACGCAGCAGCGTGTTCGAACTGCAGGTGGCCGACACCCCGGATGGCGAAAAGCAGCCGCAACTGATCGTGAAGGGGGCGCTGGACCGCGAACAGCGCGACTCCTACGAGCTGACCCTGAGGGTGCGCGACGGTGGCGACCCACCTCGGTCCTCTCAGGCCATCCTGCGGGTGCTCATCACCGACGTGAACGACAACAGCCCCCGCTTCGAGAAGAGCGTGTATGAGGCTGACCTGGCCGAGAACAGCGCCCCGGGAACCCCCATCCTTCAGCTGCGTGCCGCCGACCTGGACGTGGGGGTCAACGGGCAGATTGAGTACGTGTTCGGGGCTGCTACCGAGTCCGTGCGGCGGCTGCTGCGCCTAGACGAGACGTCCGGCTGGCTCAGTGTCCTGCACCGTATAGACCGCGAGGAAGTGAACCAGCTGCGCTTCACGGTCATGGCCCGCGATCGCGGGCAGCCTCCCAAGACAGACAAAGCCACGGTGGTCCTTAATATCAAGGACGAGAACGACAATGTGCCGTCCATTGAAATCCGCAAGATCGGGCGTATCCCACTCAAGGATGGGGTGGCCAACGTGGCCGAGGACGTTCTGGTGGACACCCCCATCGCCCTGGTGCAGGTGTCTGACCGAGACCAAGGCGAGAATGGAGTGGTCACCTGCACCGTGGTGGGCGACGTGCCTTTCCAGCTCAAGCCGGCCAGTGACACAGAGGGCGACCAGAACAAAAAAAAGTACTTCCTGCACACCTCGGCCCCTTTGGACTAtgagaccaccagggagttcaaCGTGGTCATAGTAGCGGTGGACTCCGGCAGCCCCAGTCTCTCCAGCAACAACTCCCTGATTGTCAAGGTGGGAGACACCAACGACAACCCGCCTGTCTTTGGCCAGTCAGTGGTGGAGGTGTACTTTCCTGAGAACAACATCCCGGGAGAGAGGGTAGCCACGGTGCTGGCTACAGACGCGGACAGTGGGAAAAACGCTGAAATCGCCTACTCGCTGGACTCTTCCGTGATGGGGATCTTTGCCATCGATCCCGATTCTGGGGACATTCTCGTCAATACCGTGCTGGACCGCGAGCAGACTGACAGGTACGAGTTTAAAGTTAACGCCAGAGACAAAGGCATCCCCGTGCTACAGGGCAGCACCACAGTGATTGTTCAGGTGGCTGACAAGAATGACAATGACCCTAAGTTCATGCAGGACGTCTTTACCTTTTATGTGAAAGAAAATTTACAGCCCAACAGCCCCGTGGGAATGGTCACAGTGATGGATGCTGACAAGGGGCGCAATGCAGAGATGAGCCTATACATAGAGGAGAACAGTAACATTTTTTCCATTGAAAATGACACGGGGACTATTTACTCCACGATGTCTTTTGACAGAGAACATCAGACCACATACACTTTCAGAGTCAAAGCTGTGGATGGGGGAGATCCTCCCAGATCTGCTACAGCCACGGTCTCTCTCTTTGTGATGGATGAGAATGACAATGCTCCCACTGTCACCCTTCCCAGAAATATTTCCTACACTTTACTGCCACCTTCAAGTAACGTCAGGACAGTAGTAGCTACAGTGTTGGCAACAGACAGTGATGATGGCATCAATGCAGACCTTAACTACAGCATTGTGGGAGGGAATCCCTTCAAGCTGTTTGAGATTGATTCCACCAGTGGTGTGGTTTCCTTAGTGGGAAAACTCACCCAAAAGCATTATGGCTTGCACAGGTTGGTGGTGCAAGTGAATGACAGTGGGCAGCCTTCCCAGTCTACCACGACTCTGGTGCATGTGTTTGTCAATGAAAGTATTTCTAATGCAACTGTGATTGACTCTCAAATAGCCAGAAGCTTGCACACCCCACTCACCCAGGATATAGCTGGTGACCCAAGCTATGAAATTAGCAAACAGAGACTCAGTATTGTCATTGGGGTGGTTGCTGGAATTATGACTGTGATTCTAATCATCTTAATTGTAGTGATGGCAAGATATTGCCggtccaaaaataaaaatggctatGAAGCCGGCAAAAAAGATCATGAAGACTTTTTTACACCCCAACAGCATGACAAATCTAAAAAACCTAAAAaggacaagaaaaacaaaaaatctaagCAGCCACTCTATAGCAGCATTGTCACTGTAGAAGCTTCTAAACCAAATGGACAGAGGTATGACAGTGTCAATGAGAAGCTGTCAGACAGCCCAAGCATGGGCCGATACCGATCAGTTAATGGTGGGCCTGGCAGTCCTGACCTGGCCAGGCATTACAAATCTAGTTCCCCCTTGCCTACTGTCCAGCTTCACCCccaatcaccaactgcaggaaAAAAACACCAGGCCGTACAAGATCTACCACCAGCTAATACGTTTGTGGGAGCAGGAGACAACATTTCAATTGGATCAGATCACTGCTCTGAGTACAGCTGTCAAACCAATAACAAATACAGCAAACAG atGCGtctacatccatacattactgtgTTTGGCTGA
- the PCDH7 gene encoding protocadherin-7 isoform X4 yields the protein MLRMRTMGWARAWCLGCCLLLPLSLSLAAAKQLLRYRLAEEGPADVRIGNVASDLGIVTGSGEVTFSLESGSEYLKIDNLTGELSTSERRIDREKLPQCQMIFDENECFLDFEVSVIGPSQSWVDLFEGRVIVLDINDNTPTFPSPVLTLTVEENRPVGTLYLLPTATDRDFGRNGIERYELLQEPGGGGGGGGGEGRRAGPADSAPYPGGGGNGGSGGGPGGSKRRLDAPEGGGGTSPGGRSSVFELQVADTPDGEKQPQLIVKGALDREQRDSYELTLRVRDGGDPPRSSQAILRVLITDVNDNSPRFEKSVYEADLAENSAPGTPILQLRAADLDVGVNGQIEYVFGAATESVRRLLRLDETSGWLSVLHRIDREEVNQLRFTVMARDRGQPPKTDKATVVLNIKDENDNVPSIEIRKIGRIPLKDGVANVAEDVLVDTPIALVQVSDRDQGENGVVTCTVVGDVPFQLKPASDTEGDQNKKKYFLHTSAPLDYETTREFNVVIVAVDSGSPSLSSNNSLIVKVGDTNDNPPVFGQSVVEVYFPENNIPGERVATVLATDADSGKNAEIAYSLDSSVMGIFAIDPDSGDILVNTVLDREQTDRYEFKVNARDKGIPVLQGSTTVIVQVADKNDNDPKFMQDVFTFYVKENLQPNSPVGMVTVMDADKGRNAEMSLYIEENSNIFSIENDTGTIYSTMSFDREHQTTYTFRVKAVDGGDPPRSATATVSLFVMDENDNAPTVTLPRNISYTLLPPSSNVRTVVATVLATDSDDGINADLNYSIVGGNPFKLFEIDSTSGVVSLVGKLTQKHYGLHRLVVQVNDSGQPSQSTTTLVHVFVNESISNATVIDSQIARSLHTPLTQDIAGDPSYEISKQRLSIVIGVVAGIMTVILIILIVVMARYCRSKNKNGYEAGKKDHEDFFTPQQHDKSKKPKKDKKNKKSKQPLYSSIVTVEASKPNGQRYDSVNEKLSDSPSMGRYRSVNGGPGSPDLARHYKSSSPLPTVQLHPQSPTAGKKHQAVQDLPPANTFVGAGDNISIGSDHCSEYSCQTNNKYSKQPFRRVTFSVVSQPQDPHQGSLQSCYDSGLEESETPSSAAPFQGTTAAMMQECGREELPLTRGKKQGLCFTGVALKGDLKSKINFVMWLQLPRYIASGNKTDGPGMVGVI from the coding sequence atGCTGAGGATGCGGACCATGGGATGGGCGCGCGCCTGGTGTCTGGGCTGCTGTCTCCTCTTGCCGCTTTCGCTCAGCCTAGCGGCCGCCAAGCAACTCCTCCGGTACCGACTGGCCGAGGAGGGCCCAGCAGACGTCCGCATCGGCAACGTCGCCTCGGACTTGGGCATCGTGACCGGCTCCGGTGAGGTGACTTTCAGCCTCGAGTCGGGCTCAGAGTACCTGAAGATCGACAATCTCACCGGCGAGCTGAGTACGAGCGAGAGGCGCATCGACCGCGAGAAACTGCCCCAGTGTCAGATGATCTTCGACGAGAACGAGTGCTTCTTGGACTTCGAGGTGTCGGTGATCGGGCCCTCGCAGAGCTGGGTGGACCTGTTCGAGGGTCGGGTCATCGTGCTCGACATCAACGACAACACGCCCACCTTCCCGTCACCCGTGCTCACGCTCACGGTGGAGGAGAACCGGCCGGTGGGCACTCTCTACCTGCTGCCCACCGCCACCGACCGCGACTTCGGCCGCAATGGCATTGAGCGCTACGAGCTGCTACAGGAgcccgggggcggcggcggcggcggcggcggcgagggcCGGCGCGCCGGGCCTGCCGACAGCGCCCCCTACCCTGGGGGCGGCGGGAACGGCGGGAGCGGCGGCGGCCCCGGGGGCTCCAAGAGGAGGCTGGACGCTCCAGAAGGCGGCGGCGGGACCAGCCCCGGCGGACGCAGCAGCGTGTTCGAACTGCAGGTGGCCGACACCCCGGATGGCGAAAAGCAGCCGCAACTGATCGTGAAGGGGGCGCTGGACCGCGAACAGCGCGACTCCTACGAGCTGACCCTGAGGGTGCGCGACGGTGGCGACCCACCTCGGTCCTCTCAGGCCATCCTGCGGGTGCTCATCACCGACGTGAACGACAACAGCCCCCGCTTCGAGAAGAGCGTGTATGAGGCTGACCTGGCCGAGAACAGCGCCCCGGGAACCCCCATCCTTCAGCTGCGTGCCGCCGACCTGGACGTGGGGGTCAACGGGCAGATTGAGTACGTGTTCGGGGCTGCTACCGAGTCCGTGCGGCGGCTGCTGCGCCTAGACGAGACGTCCGGCTGGCTCAGTGTCCTGCACCGTATAGACCGCGAGGAAGTGAACCAGCTGCGCTTCACGGTCATGGCCCGCGATCGCGGGCAGCCTCCCAAGACAGACAAAGCCACGGTGGTCCTTAATATCAAGGACGAGAACGACAATGTGCCGTCCATTGAAATCCGCAAGATCGGGCGTATCCCACTCAAGGATGGGGTGGCCAACGTGGCCGAGGACGTTCTGGTGGACACCCCCATCGCCCTGGTGCAGGTGTCTGACCGAGACCAAGGCGAGAATGGAGTGGTCACCTGCACCGTGGTGGGCGACGTGCCTTTCCAGCTCAAGCCGGCCAGTGACACAGAGGGCGACCAGAACAAAAAAAAGTACTTCCTGCACACCTCGGCCCCTTTGGACTAtgagaccaccagggagttcaaCGTGGTCATAGTAGCGGTGGACTCCGGCAGCCCCAGTCTCTCCAGCAACAACTCCCTGATTGTCAAGGTGGGAGACACCAACGACAACCCGCCTGTCTTTGGCCAGTCAGTGGTGGAGGTGTACTTTCCTGAGAACAACATCCCGGGAGAGAGGGTAGCCACGGTGCTGGCTACAGACGCGGACAGTGGGAAAAACGCTGAAATCGCCTACTCGCTGGACTCTTCCGTGATGGGGATCTTTGCCATCGATCCCGATTCTGGGGACATTCTCGTCAATACCGTGCTGGACCGCGAGCAGACTGACAGGTACGAGTTTAAAGTTAACGCCAGAGACAAAGGCATCCCCGTGCTACAGGGCAGCACCACAGTGATTGTTCAGGTGGCTGACAAGAATGACAATGACCCTAAGTTCATGCAGGACGTCTTTACCTTTTATGTGAAAGAAAATTTACAGCCCAACAGCCCCGTGGGAATGGTCACAGTGATGGATGCTGACAAGGGGCGCAATGCAGAGATGAGCCTATACATAGAGGAGAACAGTAACATTTTTTCCATTGAAAATGACACGGGGACTATTTACTCCACGATGTCTTTTGACAGAGAACATCAGACCACATACACTTTCAGAGTCAAAGCTGTGGATGGGGGAGATCCTCCCAGATCTGCTACAGCCACGGTCTCTCTCTTTGTGATGGATGAGAATGACAATGCTCCCACTGTCACCCTTCCCAGAAATATTTCCTACACTTTACTGCCACCTTCAAGTAACGTCAGGACAGTAGTAGCTACAGTGTTGGCAACAGACAGTGATGATGGCATCAATGCAGACCTTAACTACAGCATTGTGGGAGGGAATCCCTTCAAGCTGTTTGAGATTGATTCCACCAGTGGTGTGGTTTCCTTAGTGGGAAAACTCACCCAAAAGCATTATGGCTTGCACAGGTTGGTGGTGCAAGTGAATGACAGTGGGCAGCCTTCCCAGTCTACCACGACTCTGGTGCATGTGTTTGTCAATGAAAGTATTTCTAATGCAACTGTGATTGACTCTCAAATAGCCAGAAGCTTGCACACCCCACTCACCCAGGATATAGCTGGTGACCCAAGCTATGAAATTAGCAAACAGAGACTCAGTATTGTCATTGGGGTGGTTGCTGGAATTATGACTGTGATTCTAATCATCTTAATTGTAGTGATGGCAAGATATTGCCggtccaaaaataaaaatggctatGAAGCCGGCAAAAAAGATCATGAAGACTTTTTTACACCCCAACAGCATGACAAATCTAAAAAACCTAAAAaggacaagaaaaacaaaaaatctaagCAGCCACTCTATAGCAGCATTGTCACTGTAGAAGCTTCTAAACCAAATGGACAGAGGTATGACAGTGTCAATGAGAAGCTGTCAGACAGCCCAAGCATGGGCCGATACCGATCAGTTAATGGTGGGCCTGGCAGTCCTGACCTGGCCAGGCATTACAAATCTAGTTCCCCCTTGCCTACTGTCCAGCTTCACCCccaatcaccaactgcaggaaAAAAACACCAGGCCGTACAAGATCTACCACCAGCTAATACGTTTGTGGGAGCAGGAGACAACATTTCAATTGGATCAGATCACTGCTCTGAGTACAGCTGTCAAACCAATAACAAATACAGCAAACAG
- the PCDH7 gene encoding protocadherin-7 isoform X6 has product MLRMRTMGWARAWCLGCCLLLPLSLSLAAAKQLLRYRLAEEGPADVRIGNVASDLGIVTGSGEVTFSLESGSEYLKIDNLTGELSTSERRIDREKLPQCQMIFDENECFLDFEVSVIGPSQSWVDLFEGRVIVLDINDNTPTFPSPVLTLTVEENRPVGTLYLLPTATDRDFGRNGIERYELLQEPGGGGGGGGGEGRRAGPADSAPYPGGGGNGGSGGGPGGSKRRLDAPEGGGGTSPGGRSSVFELQVADTPDGEKQPQLIVKGALDREQRDSYELTLRVRDGGDPPRSSQAILRVLITDVNDNSPRFEKSVYEADLAENSAPGTPILQLRAADLDVGVNGQIEYVFGAATESVRRLLRLDETSGWLSVLHRIDREEVNQLRFTVMARDRGQPPKTDKATVVLNIKDENDNVPSIEIRKIGRIPLKDGVANVAEDVLVDTPIALVQVSDRDQGENGVVTCTVVGDVPFQLKPASDTEGDQNKKKYFLHTSAPLDYETTREFNVVIVAVDSGSPSLSSNNSLIVKVGDTNDNPPVFGQSVVEVYFPENNIPGERVATVLATDADSGKNAEIAYSLDSSVMGIFAIDPDSGDILVNTVLDREQTDRYEFKVNARDKGIPVLQGSTTVIVQVADKNDNDPKFMQDVFTFYVKENLQPNSPVGMVTVMDADKGRNAEMSLYIEENSNIFSIENDTGTIYSTMSFDREHQTTYTFRVKAVDGGDPPRSATATVSLFVMDENDNAPTVTLPRNISYTLLPPSSNVRTVVATVLATDSDDGINADLNYSIVGGNPFKLFEIDSTSGVVSLVGKLTQKHYGLHRLVVQVNDSGQPSQSTTTLVHVFVNESISNATVIDSQIARSLHTPLTQDIAGDPSYEISKQRLSIVIGVVAGIMTVILIILIVVMARYCRSKNKNGYEAGKKDHEDFFTPQQHDKSKKPKKDKKNKKSKQPLYSSIVTVEASKPNGQRYDSVNEKLSDSPSMGRYRSVNGGPGSPDLARHYKSSSPLPTVQLHPQSPTAGKKHQAVQDLPPANTFVGAGDNISIGSDHCSEYSCQTNNKYSKQPFRRVTFSVVSQPQDPHQGSLQSCYDSGLEESETPSSKSSSGPRLGALPLPEDNYERTTPDGSVGEAEHMENGI; this is encoded by the coding sequence atGCTGAGGATGCGGACCATGGGATGGGCGCGCGCCTGGTGTCTGGGCTGCTGTCTCCTCTTGCCGCTTTCGCTCAGCCTAGCGGCCGCCAAGCAACTCCTCCGGTACCGACTGGCCGAGGAGGGCCCAGCAGACGTCCGCATCGGCAACGTCGCCTCGGACTTGGGCATCGTGACCGGCTCCGGTGAGGTGACTTTCAGCCTCGAGTCGGGCTCAGAGTACCTGAAGATCGACAATCTCACCGGCGAGCTGAGTACGAGCGAGAGGCGCATCGACCGCGAGAAACTGCCCCAGTGTCAGATGATCTTCGACGAGAACGAGTGCTTCTTGGACTTCGAGGTGTCGGTGATCGGGCCCTCGCAGAGCTGGGTGGACCTGTTCGAGGGTCGGGTCATCGTGCTCGACATCAACGACAACACGCCCACCTTCCCGTCACCCGTGCTCACGCTCACGGTGGAGGAGAACCGGCCGGTGGGCACTCTCTACCTGCTGCCCACCGCCACCGACCGCGACTTCGGCCGCAATGGCATTGAGCGCTACGAGCTGCTACAGGAgcccgggggcggcggcggcggcggcggcggcgagggcCGGCGCGCCGGGCCTGCCGACAGCGCCCCCTACCCTGGGGGCGGCGGGAACGGCGGGAGCGGCGGCGGCCCCGGGGGCTCCAAGAGGAGGCTGGACGCTCCAGAAGGCGGCGGCGGGACCAGCCCCGGCGGACGCAGCAGCGTGTTCGAACTGCAGGTGGCCGACACCCCGGATGGCGAAAAGCAGCCGCAACTGATCGTGAAGGGGGCGCTGGACCGCGAACAGCGCGACTCCTACGAGCTGACCCTGAGGGTGCGCGACGGTGGCGACCCACCTCGGTCCTCTCAGGCCATCCTGCGGGTGCTCATCACCGACGTGAACGACAACAGCCCCCGCTTCGAGAAGAGCGTGTATGAGGCTGACCTGGCCGAGAACAGCGCCCCGGGAACCCCCATCCTTCAGCTGCGTGCCGCCGACCTGGACGTGGGGGTCAACGGGCAGATTGAGTACGTGTTCGGGGCTGCTACCGAGTCCGTGCGGCGGCTGCTGCGCCTAGACGAGACGTCCGGCTGGCTCAGTGTCCTGCACCGTATAGACCGCGAGGAAGTGAACCAGCTGCGCTTCACGGTCATGGCCCGCGATCGCGGGCAGCCTCCCAAGACAGACAAAGCCACGGTGGTCCTTAATATCAAGGACGAGAACGACAATGTGCCGTCCATTGAAATCCGCAAGATCGGGCGTATCCCACTCAAGGATGGGGTGGCCAACGTGGCCGAGGACGTTCTGGTGGACACCCCCATCGCCCTGGTGCAGGTGTCTGACCGAGACCAAGGCGAGAATGGAGTGGTCACCTGCACCGTGGTGGGCGACGTGCCTTTCCAGCTCAAGCCGGCCAGTGACACAGAGGGCGACCAGAACAAAAAAAAGTACTTCCTGCACACCTCGGCCCCTTTGGACTAtgagaccaccagggagttcaaCGTGGTCATAGTAGCGGTGGACTCCGGCAGCCCCAGTCTCTCCAGCAACAACTCCCTGATTGTCAAGGTGGGAGACACCAACGACAACCCGCCTGTCTTTGGCCAGTCAGTGGTGGAGGTGTACTTTCCTGAGAACAACATCCCGGGAGAGAGGGTAGCCACGGTGCTGGCTACAGACGCGGACAGTGGGAAAAACGCTGAAATCGCCTACTCGCTGGACTCTTCCGTGATGGGGATCTTTGCCATCGATCCCGATTCTGGGGACATTCTCGTCAATACCGTGCTGGACCGCGAGCAGACTGACAGGTACGAGTTTAAAGTTAACGCCAGAGACAAAGGCATCCCCGTGCTACAGGGCAGCACCACAGTGATTGTTCAGGTGGCTGACAAGAATGACAATGACCCTAAGTTCATGCAGGACGTCTTTACCTTTTATGTGAAAGAAAATTTACAGCCCAACAGCCCCGTGGGAATGGTCACAGTGATGGATGCTGACAAGGGGCGCAATGCAGAGATGAGCCTATACATAGAGGAGAACAGTAACATTTTTTCCATTGAAAATGACACGGGGACTATTTACTCCACGATGTCTTTTGACAGAGAACATCAGACCACATACACTTTCAGAGTCAAAGCTGTGGATGGGGGAGATCCTCCCAGATCTGCTACAGCCACGGTCTCTCTCTTTGTGATGGATGAGAATGACAATGCTCCCACTGTCACCCTTCCCAGAAATATTTCCTACACTTTACTGCCACCTTCAAGTAACGTCAGGACAGTAGTAGCTACAGTGTTGGCAACAGACAGTGATGATGGCATCAATGCAGACCTTAACTACAGCATTGTGGGAGGGAATCCCTTCAAGCTGTTTGAGATTGATTCCACCAGTGGTGTGGTTTCCTTAGTGGGAAAACTCACCCAAAAGCATTATGGCTTGCACAGGTTGGTGGTGCAAGTGAATGACAGTGGGCAGCCTTCCCAGTCTACCACGACTCTGGTGCATGTGTTTGTCAATGAAAGTATTTCTAATGCAACTGTGATTGACTCTCAAATAGCCAGAAGCTTGCACACCCCACTCACCCAGGATATAGCTGGTGACCCAAGCTATGAAATTAGCAAACAGAGACTCAGTATTGTCATTGGGGTGGTTGCTGGAATTATGACTGTGATTCTAATCATCTTAATTGTAGTGATGGCAAGATATTGCCggtccaaaaataaaaatggctatGAAGCCGGCAAAAAAGATCATGAAGACTTTTTTACACCCCAACAGCATGACAAATCTAAAAAACCTAAAAaggacaagaaaaacaaaaaatctaagCAGCCACTCTATAGCAGCATTGTCACTGTAGAAGCTTCTAAACCAAATGGACAGAGGTATGACAGTGTCAATGAGAAGCTGTCAGACAGCCCAAGCATGGGCCGATACCGATCAGTTAATGGTGGGCCTGGCAGTCCTGACCTGGCCAGGCATTACAAATCTAGTTCCCCCTTGCCTACTGTCCAGCTTCACCCccaatcaccaactgcaggaaAAAAACACCAGGCCGTACAAGATCTACCACCAGCTAATACGTTTGTGGGAGCAGGAGACAACATTTCAATTGGATCAGATCACTGCTCTGAGTACAGCTGTCAAACCAATAACAAATACAGCAAACAG